A region from the Nesterenkonia lacusekhoensis genome encodes:
- a CDS encoding thioredoxin domain-containing protein: MGQRLAQTQSAYLRQHAGNPVDWWPWSAEAFAEARRRDVPVFISIGYAACHWCHVMAGESFEDPEIARLLGERFVAVKVDREEHPDVDDAYMAAVQAMTGQGGWPMSIFTTGSGQVFHAGTYFPPRRRSQVPSFTEVLDAVHTAWTQRREEVERSAAQIAASLGAQRRQQAEIATVVEAGSAESPWLAAEPFRRVLDQALEALAQQEDTVHGGFGAAPKFPPSPLLGFLLEEGAHRPDGPAAGLAIRTMEAMGRSALFDQVEGGFARYATDRAWSLPHFEKMLYDNAQLIGHYARLSVHPAAGEEQRDDAERIARRSISWLRQRLLLGPEGEGSPGLLASSLDADTVDEDGTHHEGATYLFSDAEVREAAEAEGWGLMRATLIAEMNRGVPADEHALASGAPLNITEHTPRTLHFDAPLSPAERTLWEKVLPELRRRRAARPQPARDEKVVAAWNAQAVASLAQAAALWEDADLLEEAEQLGRRLWAVHVEEEPSGRSAAVYRTSYGGVRGDRLGTLSDHAQVVNACFALSSAGAGEAAGWARRGAAVLDFTLDHFVRHGGEEGAPLSLLESLDEDGLLTQAQHGGDAQASPFDGPEPSGVAALAQVIQTAEALQTAEGLLPAELPVRAAEILNHVPFAAPKAPQLVGASMLAAARAARQSPAFWVLSGTEQDVAEVRRAGALYGIPVEPVPDGVVGEGERLRLSVCLNGQESMVCLPPVGSVQEALEKLV, translated from the coding sequence ATGGGACAGCGGCTGGCGCAGACGCAGTCCGCCTATCTGCGCCAGCATGCGGGGAATCCCGTGGACTGGTGGCCCTGGTCCGCGGAGGCCTTCGCAGAGGCCCGGCGCCGGGATGTCCCCGTCTTCATCTCCATCGGCTACGCCGCCTGCCACTGGTGCCATGTCATGGCCGGAGAGTCCTTCGAAGACCCTGAGATCGCCCGGCTGCTCGGTGAGCGGTTCGTGGCCGTGAAGGTGGACCGTGAGGAGCACCCCGACGTCGACGACGCCTATATGGCGGCCGTCCAGGCCATGACCGGCCAGGGCGGCTGGCCGATGAGCATCTTCACCACCGGCTCGGGACAGGTCTTCCACGCCGGCACCTATTTCCCTCCGCGTCGCCGCAGCCAGGTCCCCTCCTTCACCGAGGTACTCGACGCCGTCCACACCGCCTGGACCCAACGCCGGGAGGAGGTGGAGCGGTCTGCGGCGCAGATCGCGGCCTCGCTCGGCGCGCAGCGCCGCCAGCAGGCGGAGATCGCCACGGTGGTCGAGGCCGGCTCCGCAGAGAGCCCCTGGCTCGCGGCAGAGCCCTTCCGCAGGGTGCTCGACCAGGCGCTGGAGGCGCTGGCGCAGCAGGAGGACACCGTCCACGGAGGCTTCGGCGCCGCGCCCAAGTTCCCGCCTTCGCCGCTGCTGGGCTTCCTCCTGGAGGAAGGTGCGCACCGGCCGGACGGCCCCGCCGCAGGGCTGGCGATCCGGACCATGGAGGCCATGGGCCGTTCCGCCCTCTTCGACCAGGTCGAGGGCGGCTTTGCCCGCTACGCGACCGACCGGGCCTGGTCCCTGCCGCATTTCGAGAAGATGCTCTATGACAACGCCCAACTGATCGGGCACTATGCACGCCTCAGCGTCCATCCGGCCGCCGGGGAGGAGCAGCGCGACGACGCCGAGCGCATCGCCCGCAGGAGCATCAGCTGGCTGCGGCAGCGCCTGCTGCTCGGCCCTGAGGGGGAGGGGAGCCCCGGGCTGCTCGCTTCCTCCCTCGACGCCGACACGGTGGATGAGGACGGAACGCATCACGAAGGTGCCACCTACCTGTTCAGCGACGCGGAGGTGCGCGAGGCCGCGGAGGCCGAAGGATGGGGCCTCATGCGGGCCACCCTGATCGCGGAGATGAACCGCGGGGTGCCCGCCGACGAACACGCCCTGGCCTCCGGGGCGCCGCTGAACATCACCGAGCACACCCCGCGGACGCTGCACTTCGACGCCCCGCTGAGCCCTGCCGAGCGGACCCTGTGGGAGAAGGTGCTGCCGGAGCTGCGGCGCCGCCGGGCCGCCCGCCCCCAGCCCGCCCGGGATGAGAAGGTGGTCGCGGCGTGGAACGCCCAGGCGGTGGCCTCTCTGGCCCAGGCCGCCGCGCTCTGGGAGGATGCAGACCTGCTGGAGGAGGCCGAGCAGCTGGGCCGGCGGCTGTGGGCCGTCCACGTGGAGGAGGAGCCCTCCGGCAGGTCGGCCGCGGTGTACCGGACCTCCTACGGCGGGGTCCGGGGAGACCGGCTGGGCACCCTCAGCGATCACGCCCAGGTGGTCAACGCCTGCTTCGCCCTCTCCTCCGCAGGGGCGGGGGAGGCCGCCGGATGGGCGCGGCGCGGTGCGGCCGTCCTAGATTTCACCCTGGACCACTTCGTGAGGCACGGCGGGGAGGAGGGCGCCCCGCTGAGCCTCCTGGAGAGCCTGGACGAGGACGGGCTGCTGACCCAGGCCCAGCACGGCGGTGACGCCCAGGCGAGTCCTTTCGACGGTCCTGAGCCCAGCGGCGTCGCGGCCCTGGCCCAGGTGATCCAGACGGCGGAGGCCCTCCAGACCGCTGAAGGGCTCCTCCCGGCGGAGCTGCCGGTCCGGGCTGCAGAGATCCTGAACCATGTGCCCTTCGCAGCTCCCAAGGCCCCGCAGCTGGTGGGAGCCAGCATGCTGGCCGCGGCACGGGCCGCCCGCCAGTCGCCTGCCTTCTGGGTCCTCTCCGGCACGGAGCAGGATGTGGCGGAGGTCCGCCGTGCCGGCGCGCTGTACGGGATCCCGGTGGAGCCGGTGCCGGACGGCGTCGTGGGTGAGGGGGAACGGTTGCGGCTGAGCGTGTGTCTCAATGGTCAGGAGTCCATGGTGTGCCTGCCTCCGGTGGGCTCGGTCCAGGAGGCGCTGGAGAAGCTGGTCTGA
- the uppS gene encoding polyprenyl diphosphate synthase — MGLRNLAYTVYERRVSRALPKERLPQHIGVVVDGNRRWAKIAGTPTADGHLAGAHKIVEFIDWCAQLRIPTVTLYMLSTDNMNRSEAELEQLMEIIGDTLDRLAESRPGGRRVEVHPVGQPELLPEPLAAKLWDVTTATGAIPQVRPAERGRGPAEETAVHVNVAIGYGGRQEIVDAVKSLLRDAESSDKSLSEVAEELTPGEISERLYTRGQPDPDLIIRTSGEQRLSGFLMWQSAYSEFYFAEALWPDFRRTDFLRALRDYAQRQRRYGN, encoded by the coding sequence ATGGGGCTGCGGAACCTGGCCTATACGGTCTATGAGCGGCGCGTCAGCCGTGCCCTGCCCAAAGAACGGCTCCCGCAGCACATCGGCGTCGTCGTGGACGGAAACCGCAGGTGGGCCAAGATCGCCGGCACCCCGACGGCGGACGGGCATCTGGCCGGTGCGCATAAGATCGTCGAGTTCATCGACTGGTGTGCCCAGCTGCGCATTCCCACGGTGACCCTCTACATGCTCTCCACCGACAACATGAACCGCTCCGAGGCAGAGCTGGAGCAGCTCATGGAGATCATCGGCGACACCCTCGATCGGCTGGCGGAGTCCCGGCCCGGCGGCCGCAGAGTCGAAGTCCACCCGGTGGGCCAGCCGGAGCTGCTGCCCGAGCCCCTGGCCGCCAAGCTGTGGGACGTCACCACAGCCACCGGTGCCATCCCGCAGGTCAGGCCCGCCGAGCGGGGTCGCGGTCCGGCTGAGGAGACGGCGGTGCACGTCAACGTGGCCATCGGCTACGGCGGCCGGCAGGAGATCGTGGACGCGGTGAAGTCGCTGCTGCGCGACGCCGAATCCTCCGATAAGAGCCTCAGCGAAGTCGCCGAGGAGCTCACTCCCGGGGAGATCTCCGAACGGCTCTACACCCGCGGCCAGCCCGACCCGGACCTGATCATCCGCACCTCCGGCGAGCAGCGGCTCTCCGGCTTCCTGATGTGGCAGTCGGCCTACTCGGAGTTCTACTTCGCCGAGGCTCTGTGGCCCGACTTCCGCCGCACCGACTTCCTGCGCGCCCTGCGTGACTACGCCCAGCGCCAGCGCCGCTACGGCAACTGA
- a CDS encoding DUF4307 domain-containing protein, whose translation MSQTASPENLTARYGAPKKGRSARTQRWLIIGALVLSFAAALYFTIGNAVGQLSYKDVGYTIHSDTSASVDYEVAKDFDATVQCSIQVLDDSYAIVGHQIVTIGPHEGETQAEREQYYRTDLRTESRGVSGIVDSCWEHEA comes from the coding sequence ATGAGCCAGACAGCCTCTCCGGAGAACCTCACCGCACGCTACGGCGCCCCGAAGAAGGGCCGGTCAGCCCGAACCCAGCGCTGGCTCATCATCGGTGCGCTGGTGCTGTCCTTCGCCGCGGCGCTCTATTTCACCATCGGCAATGCGGTGGGCCAACTCTCCTATAAAGACGTCGGGTACACGATTCATTCCGACACCTCCGCCTCGGTCGACTATGAGGTCGCCAAGGACTTCGACGCCACCGTCCAGTGCAGCATCCAAGTCCTGGACGACTCCTACGCCATCGTCGGCCACCAGATCGTTACCATCGGCCCACATGAGGGCGAGACGCAGGCGGAGCGCGAGCAGTACTACCGCACCGACCTGCGCACCGAGTCCCGCGGCGTCTCCGGCATCGTGGACAGCTGCTGGGAACACGAGGCCTGA
- the greA gene encoding transcription elongation factor GreA, which yields MRVSTNTPETDENAQWLTQEAYDRLKAELEHLSGPGRQEIVDRIEAAREEGDLKENGGYHAAKEEQGKAEARIRYLTDLLENAYVGEAPADDGVVEPGMQVTAKIADNEMTFLFGNREIAGDSDLDVYSKDSPIGQAIDGAKEGDTLSYTAPNGKDIPVEIVSVKPFTG from the coding sequence ATGAGAGTGTCGACGAACACCCCTGAGACTGACGAGAACGCGCAGTGGCTGACCCAGGAGGCCTATGACCGCCTGAAGGCCGAGCTGGAGCACCTGAGCGGCCCCGGCCGCCAGGAGATCGTTGACCGCATCGAAGCCGCCCGCGAAGAGGGCGATCTGAAGGAGAACGGCGGCTACCACGCCGCCAAGGAGGAGCAGGGCAAGGCTGAGGCCCGCATCCGCTACCTCACCGACCTCCTGGAGAACGCCTACGTGGGCGAGGCCCCCGCCGACGACGGCGTGGTGGAGCCCGGCATGCAGGTCACCGCGAAGATCGCGGACAATGAGATGACCTTCCTGTTCGGCAACCGGGAGATCGCCGGCGACTCGGACCTGGACGTCTACTCCAAGGACTCTCCCATCGGCCAGGCCATCGACGGCGCCAAGGAGGGTGACACACTCTCCTACACCGCCCCCAACGGCAAGGACATCCCGGTGGAGATCGTCTCGGTGAAGCCCTTCACCGGCTGA
- the mca gene encoding mycothiol conjugate amidase Mca gives MRVTQVPESEGLRLLAVHAHPDDESSKGAAMMAAYAAAGAEVMVATATGGERGDLLNPATGENPHCHRDLPGVRRLEMQEAAEALGIQHVWLGFADSGLPEGDPMPPLPFDSFGTLPLEQASAPLVRLVRRFKPHVILAYDEMGGYPHPDHIMSHKIAVEAYHAAGDAERYPDCGEAWQPQKLYYDRAFNPARFRAIHDAFLAAGQESPYEDRIAWFEEADWRTKHEVTTQVPIGDFLDRRDAALRAHRTQVEPDGFFFATPNDFLREVWPYDDYVLIDSKVETQIPEYDVFAGLR, from the coding sequence ATGCGAGTGACTCAGGTGCCCGAGTCGGAGGGGCTGCGGCTGCTGGCCGTCCACGCCCACCCGGATGACGAATCCTCCAAGGGTGCGGCCATGATGGCCGCCTACGCCGCTGCCGGCGCTGAGGTGATGGTGGCCACCGCCACCGGCGGTGAGCGGGGCGACCTGCTCAACCCGGCGACCGGGGAGAACCCCCACTGTCACCGGGATCTTCCGGGGGTCCGCCGCTTGGAGATGCAGGAGGCGGCCGAGGCCCTGGGCATCCAGCACGTCTGGCTCGGGTTCGCCGACTCCGGGCTCCCGGAGGGCGACCCCATGCCGCCGCTGCCCTTCGACTCCTTCGGGACCCTGCCCCTGGAGCAGGCCTCCGCCCCGCTGGTCCGCCTGGTGCGCCGCTTCAAGCCTCATGTGATCCTCGCCTACGACGAGATGGGCGGCTATCCGCACCCGGATCACATCATGAGCCACAAGATTGCCGTAGAGGCCTACCACGCCGCCGGCGACGCCGAACGCTACCCCGACTGCGGCGAGGCCTGGCAGCCCCAGAAGCTCTACTACGACCGCGCATTCAACCCCGCCCGGTTCCGCGCCATCCACGACGCCTTCCTGGCCGCGGGCCAGGAGTCCCCGTACGAGGACCGCATCGCCTGGTTCGAGGAGGCCGACTGGCGCACCAAGCACGAGGTCACCACCCAGGTGCCCATCGGGGACTTCCTGGACAGGCGCGACGCCGCCCTGCGCGCCCACCGCACGCAGGTGGAGCCGGACGGGTTCTTCTTCGCGACGCCGAATGACTTCCTGCGCGAGGTCTGGCCCTACGACGACTATGTGCTCATCGACTCCAAGGTGGAGACCCAGATCCCGGAGTACGACGTCTTCGCCGGGCTGCGCTGA
- a CDS encoding PhoH family protein produces MAQKSYVLDTSVLLSDPKAVLRFAEHEVIVPVVVISELEKKRHDAELGYYARAALRLLDEMRTTHGALNQPIPLNDQGGHLLVELNHISLEVLPHGFRGADNDSRILAVAKSFADEGRDVTVVSKDLPMRVKASAMGLDADEYRNEWVADSGWTGLAEVTATEEQISGLYDGERIDIEEAESLPTNTGLVIQGPTGSALGRVHQDSCSKKYIQVVRGDRDVFGVHGRSAEQRLAIDMLMDREVGIVSMGGRAGTGKSALALCAGLEAVLERREHKKIVVFRPLYAVGGQELGYLPGTEAEKMNPWGQAVYDTLSALVSENVLEEVMARGLLEVMPLTHIRGRSLHDSWVIVDEAQSLEKNVLLTVMSRMGQNSKIVLTHDVAQRDNLRVGRHDGVAAVVEILKGNPLFGHVTLSRSERSRIAALVTELLAD; encoded by the coding sequence CTGGCTCAGAAGTCCTATGTCCTGGACACCTCTGTACTGCTCTCTGATCCGAAAGCGGTCCTGCGCTTCGCCGAGCATGAGGTCATCGTGCCCGTCGTCGTGATCTCCGAACTGGAGAAGAAGCGCCACGACGCGGAGCTGGGCTACTACGCCCGCGCTGCGCTGCGGCTGCTGGATGAGATGCGCACCACCCACGGTGCTCTGAACCAGCCCATCCCGCTGAACGATCAGGGCGGGCACCTGCTGGTGGAGCTCAACCACATCAGCCTCGAGGTGCTCCCCCACGGCTTCCGCGGCGCCGACAACGACTCACGCATCCTGGCCGTGGCCAAGAGCTTCGCCGATGAGGGCCGCGACGTCACGGTGGTCTCCAAGGACCTGCCCATGCGCGTCAAGGCATCGGCCATGGGACTCGACGCCGACGAGTACCGCAACGAATGGGTCGCCGACAGCGGCTGGACCGGCCTGGCCGAGGTCACTGCCACGGAGGAGCAGATCAGCGGCCTCTACGACGGCGAGCGCATCGACATCGAGGAGGCAGAGTCGCTCCCGACGAACACCGGCCTGGTTATCCAGGGGCCGACGGGTTCAGCGCTGGGCAGGGTCCACCAAGACTCCTGCTCCAAGAAGTACATCCAGGTGGTCCGCGGCGACCGCGACGTCTTCGGCGTCCACGGACGCAGCGCCGAGCAGCGCCTGGCCATCGACATGCTCATGGACCGTGAGGTCGGGATCGTCTCCATGGGAGGTCGCGCGGGAACGGGGAAGTCCGCGCTGGCCCTCTGCGCCGGTCTCGAGGCTGTCCTGGAGCGCCGGGAGCACAAGAAGATCGTGGTCTTCCGTCCGCTCTATGCCGTGGGAGGCCAGGAGCTGGGCTATCTGCCGGGCACCGAGGCCGAGAAGATGAACCCCTGGGGCCAGGCCGTCTATGACACGCTCTCCGCACTGGTCAGCGAGAACGTGCTCGAAGAGGTCATGGCCCGCGGTCTGCTGGAGGTGATGCCGCTGACCCATATCCGCGGCCGCTCCCTGCACGACTCCTGGGTGATCGTCGACGAGGCCCAGTCCCTGGAGAAGAACGTACTGCTGACCGTGATGTCCCGGATGGGGCAGAACTCGAAGATCGTGCTGACCCACGACGTCGCCCAGCGCGACAACCTGCGGGTCGGCCGGCACGACGGCGTCGCCGCCGTGGTCGAGATCCTCAAGGGCAATCCGCTGTTCGGCCACGTGACGCTCTCGCGCTCCGAGCGCAGCCGCATCGCCGCGCTGGTCACCGAGCTGCTGGCCGACTGA
- the ilvA gene encoding threonine ammonia-lyase: MTAEALTVPGQDLSVQLDDIRSAAELLDGVIVKTPMDHSRALGRMMGATVHLKAENLQRAGSFKVRGAYVRMARLSAEERTRGVVAASAGNHAQGVALAANKLGIHATIFMPRGVALPKLAATRDHGAEVVLHGSSVDESLAEAQRYATETGAVFIHPFNSNDVVAGQGTIGLEILDQNPEVDTVLMGIGGGGLLAGTAVALKQEAARRGREIRIIGVQAENAAAYPPSLAADALVPIKGVKRTIADGIAVGKPGEIPFEIIKDLVDDVVTVSENAIARALIFLLERSKMVVEPAGAVGVAALMEGKLEELGLTGDQAPKDIVAVLSGGNIDPMLMMRVIQHGLAAASRFLRLKIMLQDRPGELSTISRLIADTDANVTGVDHNPIGSDLSMGDVSITITMETKGEEHSQQVLENLRSDGYEPLVIS; the protein is encoded by the coding sequence ATGACCGCTGAAGCACTGACAGTGCCCGGGCAGGACCTCAGCGTCCAGCTCGACGACATCCGCTCGGCGGCCGAACTCCTGGACGGCGTCATCGTCAAGACCCCCATGGACCATTCGCGCGCTCTGGGCCGGATGATGGGTGCCACCGTGCACCTGAAGGCGGAGAACCTCCAGCGGGCCGGATCCTTCAAGGTCCGGGGGGCCTACGTGCGCATGGCTCGGCTATCGGCCGAGGAGCGGACCCGCGGCGTCGTCGCGGCCTCAGCCGGCAACCATGCCCAGGGCGTGGCACTGGCAGCGAATAAGCTCGGCATCCATGCCACGATCTTCATGCCCCGCGGGGTCGCGCTGCCCAAGTTGGCGGCCACCCGCGACCACGGCGCCGAAGTGGTCCTCCACGGCTCCTCCGTGGACGAGTCGCTGGCCGAGGCGCAGCGCTATGCCACAGAGACCGGCGCAGTGTTCATCCATCCGTTCAACAGCAACGACGTGGTGGCCGGTCAGGGGACCATCGGCTTGGAGATCCTGGACCAGAACCCGGAGGTGGACACCGTCCTGATGGGGATCGGCGGGGGAGGGCTGCTGGCCGGAACCGCCGTCGCGCTCAAACAGGAGGCGGCCCGCCGCGGACGCGAGATCCGGATCATCGGTGTCCAGGCGGAGAACGCGGCCGCCTATCCGCCCTCGCTGGCCGCTGATGCCCTGGTGCCGATCAAGGGAGTCAAGCGCACCATCGCTGACGGCATCGCCGTGGGCAAGCCGGGCGAGATCCCGTTCGAGATCATCAAAGACCTGGTCGACGATGTGGTCACCGTCAGCGAGAACGCGATCGCCCGGGCGCTGATCTTCCTGCTCGAGCGCTCCAAGATGGTGGTGGAGCCGGCCGGTGCGGTCGGCGTCGCGGCCCTGATGGAAGGCAAGCTGGAGGAGCTGGGGCTCACTGGAGACCAGGCGCCGAAGGACATCGTCGCGGTGCTCTCCGGAGGCAACATCGACCCCATGCTGATGATGCGTGTCATCCAGCACGGTCTGGCCGCGGCCAGCCGTTTCCTGCGGCTCAAGATCATGCTGCAGGACCGTCCGGGTGAGCTCTCCACCATCTCCCGGCTGATCGCGGACACCGACGCCAATGTGACCGGTGTGGACCACAACCCCATCGGCAGCGATCTGTCCATGGGCGATGTCTCCATCACCATCACGATGGAGACCAAGGGGGAGGAACACTCCCAGCAGGTCCTGGAGAACCTGCGCAGCGACGGCTACGAGCCCCTGGTGATCAGCTGA
- a CDS encoding AI-2E family transporter, with the protein MSENTVSDTAPDRTAAQEDLQNGLQQGPPQKSDEERLQEDIPWGVRIAAEWSWRAIVVLIFAGVLIWLLSYVSLLLIPLMVAALLATLLKPLHSLLRRMKIPEVFSAITTILLFLTFVFGLLWLVGQEIAQGFADMADQVTEGAIELVNMADDVAQGFGIDISPDEFQSWLREAQSFVSENSDAILGGAMAVGSVAGNLTIGGILALFTLIFFLADGRRIWDFVVNFVPRKHRPAIHGAGRKGWKALGTYMRVQVFVAAVDAVGIALGAFILGVPLWFPIGVLVFLASFIPIVGAVATGIIAVLLALVANGPVNALLMLGVVLLVQQIESNVLQPIVMGKAVKLHPLAVVLAVTAGSSLLGIAGALFAVPVLAFVNRATQYIAKEEWRNDDLALQMEREQKEALVLQEAARQQQEAKDEEALTALKRRIKESVPGLDPDKPAFSRRGGVSGADRSPMAEGPLEQELDPQQKADLPSGVTGAEAAASQARSKLEEREDAQQEEKDKHDR; encoded by the coding sequence ATGAGCGAGAACACCGTCTCGGATACCGCGCCCGACAGGACCGCCGCCCAGGAAGATCTCCAGAACGGCCTCCAGCAGGGGCCCCCGCAGAAGAGCGATGAGGAGCGTCTCCAGGAAGACATTCCCTGGGGCGTACGCATCGCCGCGGAGTGGTCCTGGCGTGCCATCGTCGTCCTCATCTTCGCCGGTGTGCTGATCTGGCTGCTCAGCTATGTCTCGCTGCTGCTGATTCCGCTGATGGTGGCGGCTCTGTTGGCGACGCTGCTCAAGCCGCTGCACTCGCTGCTGCGCAGGATGAAGATCCCTGAGGTCTTCTCCGCGATCACCACGATCCTGCTCTTCCTGACCTTCGTGTTCGGCCTGCTCTGGCTGGTGGGCCAGGAGATCGCGCAAGGCTTCGCCGATATGGCCGATCAGGTCACCGAGGGTGCGATCGAGCTGGTCAACATGGCCGATGACGTCGCTCAGGGCTTCGGCATCGACATCTCTCCGGACGAGTTCCAGTCCTGGCTGCGTGAGGCCCAGAGCTTCGTCAGTGAGAACTCTGACGCCATCCTCGGCGGGGCGATGGCCGTAGGCTCAGTCGCCGGCAACCTGACCATCGGCGGCATCCTCGCTCTGTTCACCCTGATCTTCTTCCTGGCCGACGGCCGTCGGATCTGGGACTTCGTGGTGAACTTCGTCCCGCGCAAGCACCGTCCGGCCATCCACGGCGCCGGCCGCAAGGGCTGGAAGGCGCTTGGGACCTATATGCGGGTCCAGGTCTTCGTGGCCGCCGTGGACGCCGTCGGCATCGCTCTGGGTGCCTTCATCCTCGGGGTGCCGCTGTGGTTCCCCATCGGTGTGTTGGTGTTCCTGGCCTCGTTCATCCCGATCGTCGGTGCCGTGGCCACCGGAATCATCGCCGTGCTGCTGGCTCTGGTGGCCAACGGGCCGGTGAACGCGCTGCTGATGCTCGGCGTCGTGCTGCTGGTCCAGCAGATCGAGTCCAACGTCCTGCAGCCGATCGTCATGGGTAAGGCAGTCAAGCTCCATCCGCTGGCCGTGGTCCTGGCAGTGACCGCCGGCTCCTCGCTGTTGGGCATCGCCGGCGCGCTCTTCGCCGTGCCGGTGCTGGCCTTCGTCAACAGGGCCACCCAGTACATCGCCAAGGAAGAATGGCGCAACGATGATCTCGCCCTGCAGATGGAGCGAGAACAGAAGGAGGCACTCGTCCTCCAGGAAGCCGCCAGGCAACAGCAGGAGGCCAAGGATGAGGAGGCTCTGACAGCGCTGAAGCGAAGGATCAAGGAGTCGGTGCCGGGGCTGGACCCGGATAAGCCGGCGTTCTCCCGGCGCGGAGGCGTCTCCGGAGCTGACCGGTCTCCGATGGCGGAGGGGCCGCTGGAGCAGGAGCTCGACCCACAGCAGAAGGCTGACCTCCCCAGCGGAGTCACCGGGGCGGAGGCGGCGGCCTCTCAAGCACGCAGCAAGCTCGAAGAGCGCGAAGACGCTCAACAGGAGGAGAAGGACAAGCATGACCGCTGA
- a CDS encoding Bax inhibitor-1/YccA family protein → MSNPIFNSQAFPDQFNEQKRDRRRFYMDDQGVREQQQPSQGQPFAQQYGMPGQAQTAGQRGGADPLEQQYGLPDAAGSQGAPMTYDDVIRKTVTSFAVLLVGVGLVVTLGAFSPGAMMPLMLPALIAGIVLGFVNAFKKEPNPGLILAYSFTQGVVLGALTMVLEMQFPGIALQAVLATLAVFGTVLALFKSGKVRATPKLNKMFMVAAMAYLVFSLMNLGLMIFTDVGGMFGLREGWLGLAIGALAILLATYSLVLDFTNIQEGVQAGVAQKYGWAAAFGLTVSLVWLYIEILRIIAIVRSMAD, encoded by the coding sequence ATGTCCAACCCGATCTTCAACTCTCAGGCGTTCCCTGATCAGTTCAACGAGCAGAAGCGCGACCGTCGCCGCTTCTACATGGACGATCAGGGTGTGCGGGAGCAGCAGCAGCCCTCCCAGGGCCAGCCCTTCGCTCAGCAGTACGGCATGCCCGGCCAGGCACAGACTGCCGGCCAGCGCGGTGGTGCCGATCCGCTCGAGCAGCAGTACGGTCTTCCGGACGCCGCCGGATCTCAGGGCGCCCCGATGACCTATGACGATGTCATCCGCAAGACAGTGACCTCCTTCGCCGTCCTGCTGGTCGGCGTCGGCCTGGTCGTGACCCTGGGGGCCTTCAGCCCGGGAGCCATGATGCCTCTGATGCTTCCGGCTCTGATCGCCGGCATCGTGCTGGGCTTCGTCAACGCCTTCAAGAAGGAGCCGAATCCCGGCCTGATCCTGGCCTACAGCTTCACCCAGGGCGTGGTGCTCGGCGCCCTCACCATGGTGCTGGAGATGCAGTTCCCCGGCATCGCCCTGCAGGCCGTGCTGGCCACGCTGGCGGTCTTCGGCACAGTGCTGGCCCTGTTCAAGTCCGGCAAGGTCCGTGCCACCCCCAAGCTGAACAAGATGTTCATGGTGGCAGCTATGGCCTACCTGGTCTTCAGCCTGATGAACCTCGGCCTGATGATCTTCACCGACGTCGGCGGCATGTTCGGCCTGCGTGAGGGCTGGCTGGGTCTGGCCATCGGCGCTCTAGCCATTCTGCTGGCCACCTACTCGCTGGTCCTGGACTTCACCAACATCCAGGAGGGTGTGCAGGCCGGCGTCGCACAGAAGTACGGCTGGGCCGCAGCCTTCGGTCTGACGGTCTCCCTGGTCTGGCTCTACATCGAGATTCTGCGCATCATCGCGATCGTACGTTCGATGGCGGACTGA
- the trhA gene encoding PAQR family membrane homeostasis protein TrhA, whose protein sequence is MARPQDQRSDDERSPDQTDTDQTDFTSAEDPHRRGAAASHQRPTDAAASEEAQPEGGVAPADRLFDSDIPLKPRMRGWLHAGMVPLALAAGIVLIALAPSGTLRWASVIYAFTGLLLFAVSATYHLGRWSPKTALVLKRLDHTNIMLIIAGTYTPLTLALLDDPQRTILLTSVWVGALGGVAFRVFWTHAPRWLYTPLYCVLGLSALVFLGDFFAADLVAAILVCAGGAAYIIGAVFYGLKRPNISLQWFGFHELFHACTLVGFICHYIAIMFALLG, encoded by the coding sequence ATGGCCCGCCCGCAGGATCAGCGCTCCGACGATGAGCGCTCCCCGGATCAGACAGACACCGATCAGACAGACTTCACCTCAGCTGAGGACCCGCACCGCCGCGGCGCCGCGGCCTCCCACCAGCGGCCCACAGACGCCGCCGCCTCGGAGGAGGCTCAGCCCGAAGGCGGTGTGGCCCCGGCCGATCGCCTCTTCGACTCCGACATCCCGCTCAAACCTCGCATGCGAGGCTGGCTGCACGCCGGAATGGTGCCGCTGGCACTGGCCGCGGGCATCGTGCTGATCGCGCTGGCGCCGTCGGGAACTCTGCGCTGGGCCTCGGTGATCTACGCGTTCACCGGGCTGCTGCTCTTCGCAGTCTCGGCCACCTATCACCTGGGGCGCTGGTCGCCGAAGACTGCCCTGGTGCTCAAGCGGCTGGACCACACCAACATCATGCTGATCATCGCGGGGACCTACACCCCGCTGACTCTGGCGCTGCTGGACGATCCGCAGCGGACCATCCTGCTGACCAGCGTGTGGGTGGGCGCGCTGGGCGGCGTGGCCTTCCGCGTGTTCTGGACCCACGCCCCGCGGTGGCTCTACACGCCGCTGTACTGCGTGCTGGGCCTCTCCGCGCTGGTCTTCCTGGGTGATTTCTTCGCCGCGGACCTGGTGGCGGCCATCCTGGTGTGCGCTGGCGGCGCCGCCTACATCATCGGGGCCGTGTTCTACGGGCTGAAGCGGCCCAACATCTCGCTGCAGTGGTTCGGCTTCCACGAGCTCTTCCACGCCTGCACTCTGGTCGGCTTCATCTGCCACTACATCGCGATCATGTTCGCCCTCCTGGGGTGA